Within Vigna unguiculata cultivar IT97K-499-35 chromosome 2, ASM411807v1, whole genome shotgun sequence, the genomic segment AAAATtccatttctaaaattaatcaacatAACTGTTGCATGAAAAAATGGAGACACGTACATTAAAATATCAGTTAACCCCATTACTATACAGTAAATATAACAAAAGATCACCTCTCCTTATGATAATAAACAGAGGAAGCCAGTATGCATTTTAAAAGGGAGGGCTAAGCAAGCTTTTACATTCAGGAGGAGGACCTCACAATTATCTGGACAGTTATAAAAATGACAACCATATtggaaaatattaaagataaaagataccgcaaaactgagaaaaaaaaaagtgatatgaaataagaaaggaagaagaagaagaagaagagaaagaagaagtgAACTATTTAAGTGAAATAACTATAATCACTAGCAATAGTGATAAAAATTAGCAATCAATTCTAACTCTCAACATTCATATGCAGTACAGGAAAATTGAAGACCCAAATCAATATTATAAGAAATAGAAGAGTCAAGTTATTCCATTAGCATACCTTACAGCAAACAAACTCCCTTAACTCCTCCGGAGAAAGAACAGACAATTTCTTGGACAGATTAGCACGTTTGTGAATAGAACCAATGTTAGTCAAAGCAAGTTCCCGCAGCTacaaccacaaaaaaaaatatgaaatcttGTACACAAACATGAAATTAAGGGAAGGTAGAATGAAGAATGACATGATATTAAAgtaatacatattatattagaGTAGGACTTTAGTATATTGTGTTCATTCAGATTAAATTATATCTAAGGTCCCACCTTTTCCATCTTTTTAAAGGCAAGAAGCTGGAAAGACTGCAACCGACTGTAATGAGTTTCAAGAACCTCATGATCTGTTAACTGTGTTCCTGTATGATCATTAATCTCAAACCCTTCATAGAATTGCAGCAAATCAACCAACTGGGCAAAAAGTTTCCCTTTTTCATGCCTATAGAGTGCACTTAAATGACATTTTGCAACTACAGCTACATCAGCCACAAGAGGCCTCAAATACCTACAAATCAGAATTAGAGTCAGAAAATATTTGATCTGTAAGACTAGACAAAAAAAGGATAGTATCTACAACAATTCCATCTTCCTCCAAGCGTTTAAGAATTGGATCCATTTTAAGTTCAACCACAATTGCCAGGAAGGAATAAAAATTTGCCAATTTAAATCATGGAAGTAACTTAGATACCATTAATAACACTaccaaaatatataagtaaaatttaaaatatatcatttgcagtattagaaaaaaacaacataGACCTCCCTTAAACAGGAAACACTACAGATAGTCAAAACAAAATACCTCCTCGTTGGTAATTGACTCAACAGGTCAATTAGAAATTCCATAAACCTCTCACAGTACAGGACACAAGCATCATTAACAAGCCCGGAACCAGTACCATCAAGCATTTCATCGTCCCCACCAGAAAATTGTTTCTGAGGAAATACTTGTGAATCCAGTAtctaaaaagaaatacaataaaCAGAAATTCAGCACAATACTttcaagtaaaaatattttgttacaagGAAAACATTACACATTGTAGTGTACATTCAAACTTTTTAACAAACAATACCTCAAGAAATTCTTCTATGAGGTTTCTCACGAACATCACTTCAACTGTAGTTGAGGGATCTAAATGTAATCCACCTCCTTTCACAGGCTCCTTCTTTATCATCCTTTTCCATTTCTTGATCAAACCAGGATTAAGACAAAGCTCCATCTACATAGGTGAAGACCAACGTCCCAAATGGCATTTAGCAtgcaaacaataaaatttaacattaatcataaaattaagaatatgaCTAACAAGGTAATGTTTCATCAAcacataaattgattttattcaatCTTACCTGAAAACGACCATAAGATAAACTGTGCCAAGATTTCAAACTTGCTAGTCTCAATATTGTCCTGCTAACAACCTCATCTTCCAAACTCTGCAATGCAAAGTATTAGCTTAGCTACATTTAACAATGATCTACGGGCCTATTAGGTTCACTATAACTATTACAGTTATAATGGGAAAGCAGGATGTATGGAACAGAATAATATGTCCATTCCTAGAATCACTCTTGTTAGGCATCTTAAATATTGATAGTCCATTTTGTTTCGTTTCTGTTGGACTTCCTTATTAATTCTCCAAGTAGCACCAACTGACAATCATTAACAAGAAGCCAAACTGCAAACACGCCCGTTCAAGATGGGATGATGGATTGCCACATGTACAGCAACAGAATTTGATGACTTGAGAATTTGgaaattattttcttcctttAGGTTATTTTCTTCCATGATCACAACTTTCGCCAAAATTAAAATCGGAAATGATGCACTCCTATTATATGTCTCAAGGTTAAGGAGATCTAGCAaaacaaaagatatttgaaCAGTGCTGAAGACGTGAAGACTGCGTAAAGCAGTAGTAACTCAACAACAATGTAAGCCTCTACTTCAAGTTATGATATGCCTCCATACACacagtcaaataaaaatatatgattaaattaaagtCAACAAAAAGTGTGCATGATCTAAAGTAAGAGAAAAGGCGCAGGTGCCCAAGTAAGCCTACCTGAAAGGCATTTATCATGAAAACTAGATAATTTATCTTCTCTGCTATACTCAGCTCCCGTCCCTACAGTCAGATTAAACACAAGGCTTAGCAGCAATGTCATAACTAACATGGGATTCTAATTGTAGAGTCAAATGCCACGGTTCACACAAAGAAAAGAGCGGAATGAAAACTGTAAAGCAAAGGTTATAAAAACACTTTAAAAGGGTCAAGGTTCAACCGTAACATCAAGGTTGTTCGACCTAAGTGACAGAATTGCTGCAACAATTGTGGCTGTATTGACTAAATTAGAGTGCAAGTTGCCGCAATGTCAAGGACTGCATTGCAACGAAACTAGAAAATCCAACTAAACAAGAAAAATTGATGCGACGGATACCTCCTTTAAGCGAAGAACCCTCTCAAGAAAGCCTTTGAAAGCGTCTTTCCTCTGATGGAAGCAAGTCCAAGCAGCAACATTCTCACGAAACTGGAAGCAAGGCAAACAATATAAGTAAAACATGAATGAAACTGAGATGAAACAACGCAACACGAGGAcgagaaagagaagagaagagagaggACCTTCTCGTTGACCATGATGATGATGGACATCACGTGCTCGAAGGTGGCAGTGAGAGGATCGAAATGAGGCCACAAATAATTCTCGAGATACTGGCTAACCTCCAGAATCATAACGCGTTGCAAGGGCACGGGTTTGGAACCCTCCTTCACCAACAATTCGGTCTCGTAGATTTTGCGAACCAGGTCAGGGTCCAGCTCCTTCTTCTCCCTCGTCGCCGCTGCTTCGCCGCTCGTCAACCAGTTCGCCTCCGCAATCTTCGTCAGCCGGTCGCGCTGAATCTCCGACAGAGTGATGCTGCTCGTAACGGCACCACTGCCACCAGAGGTTACATTACCTACCGCTTTGGGCTCCGCCGGCGTCGCAACCGGGTACTCGGCGACGCGGTGGCGGCGGAAATCATATGTCCCCGTCCCGTAAACCTTGGTCATGATGGTTGCAAGGGTAGGGGAAGTAGTGAAATTAGGGTTTTGCGGGTTAAACCCTACACAAACCAAATAcgcttttcttttgttttggcTCTTAAGATTTACGTCTGCATACGGCAGTTAGTGAGCATCCACTCTCCACTGGGCAAGATTTAGTGTTGGTTCTAAGCGCGCAGAGCATTCGATCTGTTTATTTAAACGGAATGATGCTTTAAAAGTTTTGTCCCAAAGGTGCATCATACTACTACTTCCCTTCACCATTTTCTACTACTACTTGttaatcaatattaataaattataaaattaaatgtatattaCAATCTTtgctatattttattaattattaataacaaaatattaaaaccttcaaaatcaaaatcatttGCTGTCAAATTTTGTCTTCTATGATTTTCGAAGGTAAAtccattttaatttcaaatgtaccacacctagtcggCCTAACTAAGTTATATCCATAAAATTCGTCTACGTAACCACCAATGAcgcaaataataattatcatgtaTGAACGAATGATAAGTACCCAGCCCAGACCGTCAAAGAAATAACCGGCCTAAGCTGCTAACTGAGAATAATTAAACACGAACTTAGCAATAACTTAGCATATTCAGGACACTACCAGTAAGGCCCTTGGGACCCACGATATTCGAATTAAGGAGCCTGGATCATGACCTAAGCCTACCTATGACCCAAGCAGGagcccagcccatgacgtggcaggacataattaataaacctATAAATAAGCATAGACctcaacaattaaaggtacgcattcattactctcctaattacgagatttgactttctaagagattttgctgacttgagcatcagagtctcttctgcaggtaaccccttgGATCCAAACCAATTCACACCAAGATATCCACAGGCGACATGTATCAGCCGGGaggaagcctactgaggagattgcgGACCAGAGTAAGGTAACGCTTATGTATggcatatcttatttgttctctacaggaataattggcgcccaccgtgggacaCGAGATAATACCTTACGGACCAACTCGCATTCTtccgaagatggtttctacctgCAACAGAGCAGGAGTTAACAAGCAAGCTGGAGCAGGTCCCTCAGGACCTACTAACATCAAACCCCagacttggccgccatcctagacggtcaagccaagatgcaacaggagctgGCTGATTTGAAGAAGCGTAGTGCTGATGAGATAGAGGCACTACGACAAGAGAACTCACGCCTAAGGCGAAAGATTGAGGTCGATCccactcaaaagggaaaggcTAAGGAAACATCTGATGTCGCAGGGTCCCCAGCTTTCTAGCCCACTAAAGAAGAAAGCGAGTACAATCCCACCCCGCACAACTTCACTTCCACTTTTCCCACCCTCGTTCACCATCCCATCCCCCCTCACCTGCTACCATCCGCTCAACCTAGGCATCGTCATCCTTTTACCGATTTCATCGCTAACACTCCCCTCCctgcccagtgggaacctttcacacTGGAACCCTACACCGGTGAGACCGACCCAGACGAACACCTCCaggtctacatcacccacgtcgCCCTCTACACTTCCCATGATGTTGTTTTCTACAAGGCCTTTCCTACCACCCTTAAAGGCCCTGCCCTtgaatggtttaccacccttCCACCATACTCCATTGACTGCTTCGacaccctctcccacatgttcacCACTCACTTCACCGGCAGCTGCCCGCATCAAACTACAACAATCTCACTTCTCGGCGTCAGACAAGAACAAGACAAGACGTTCCGGGCTTTCATTGACCGTTTCAGCAAGGCTGCtcttcgtacaccacacctcaaccaagaaatgatacttcaatgcATGGCGCTCACTCTTAAACCCGACCCCTttgccaacaacgtctacctccacccactcGCCTCCATGCATGAGTTGAAACTCCGCGTCGccgactacgtccgcatggaggagaTGCAAACTCTCCATACGAAATTTTGCAATGACTACACACCCTCCACAACAACCCCCCTCCAAAACCTTCCCGACCTGACCCAAGACCCCGAGAAccccgcttcaccagatatgccccCCTAAATGTCTCTAGATCTCGTCTCCTTGACGAGGCCTTACAGAccgacctcatcccaccaccaCGCAAGACGACCACTCCTCCCAATGCAGACATGACTAAATATTGCCATTATCACCGAAACCACGGCCACACCACAGAGGAATGTAAAGCACTctaagataaaattgaagaattggTTCGTGCTGGTCATTTCTGCCGCTTCGTCAGCAGAGACGACCACCCTCCCCAATCCAATAACCCTCCTCGTTCTGACCACCGACGCCCTCCCTGCGACTTTCGCCACGACAAACGCCCAAGCCAACCTACAAACCACGACCCCTAACCGGCTCGCACCGATGTCACCCCTACTGACCCTCCCCTACGCGGCactattaacaccatctctggtggctttgCTAGTGGCGGATCCACCTCATccgccagaaagagacacctccaACATATCTCatccatcaaccacattacCCATTCTCATCACAAACGTCGCATGCCCCCTATAACCTTCACGGACGACGATTTTCATGGCCTTGATCACCAACAAGATGACCCTATGGTCATCATCGTTGAGATAGAAAATTATGCCGTCAAGAAAGTCCTCATTGACCAAGGCAGTTCCGTCGACATCCTCTATTGGGCAACATACGAGAAACTCTAACTCCCCAacaccgccatggtcccataCGATGAACCGATATATGGATTCTCCGGGGAAAAGGTTTCCACCCACGGTTACATTGACCTCCATACCATTTTTAGCGATAGCGCTCAAACCAAGACAATTCCTATTCGATTCCTTGTCGTCGACGCGCCCACATCTTATAATGTCCTCCTCGGTCGACCTTCACTCAACACTCTTGGCGCTGTCGTCTCCACACCTCATctggccatgaaattcccatCCCCATCCGACGACATCCTTATCATTCATGGCGACCAACGACtcgcacgcgaatgctacatggccagtcTACGCCCACAGCTTCCCATCCTTCAAACCAATCATATTGAACGACCACCCGACTCCGAAATAGCCTTATCTGGCGATGATCTAGACCCTAGAGTGGGTCGGGATGCCCGCCTCGAGCCGGTCAAAGAAACCATCCCTCTAGAGCTCCTTAATGGACGCGCCATCAAACTTGGCACTGGATTACAACTTGAACAACACTCACCCGCTCCAGTGACAATATACCACGGTCCACGCTCTTTGCAATAACGGGAGTACAATTCAGCCACGAGTTCAATAGTCGAGACCACCAGAATAACGACGACTAGTTTCGGACATCAGTCGCAACCCAATCATAACCGGCTTTGGCCGGCCAACTAGTTTCTGCTATCTCCTCGGGAGGGTCTTCCCTCACCTCGATTATCGTCTCCATCGGAATCCTCCCCACCACAGCCATTGGACTAGCACTTTCCTCCTCAAGACACCTACCTACACTCCCTTTAGACTACATACTCCCATTACTTGACGACAACAACGACACACTATCACTagtactagacataccttttttgaATGAAAGATGCCGGCAGATACAAGGGACTAGTCGGACAGTTCTAATGCACACAAATCTTTGATTTCAAAATCCTCACAAATGTGCCAACAAAAACAAACTCTTCACAAAATCCGCATTTATAAGTGACGACTCCAAACGACACAACTTCTTCCTGCCAAAAGTCACAACCCATATGAAACATCACAATGCACACCAAAGGTCACAACCCTCCAAAATGACGACGCAACTCCCTTTTGGATTAGACTTCTgacaccctttcacctaccGCACACCTCTTCACATCTTTAcccttaacattgttcatcacagTTAAAGGCTGGGAGattggtgtaccacacctagctgGCCTAGCCAAGTTATATCCATAAAGCTCATCTACATAACCACCAAGGACGCAAATAATAATTACCATGTATGAACGAATGATAAGTACCCGACCCAGACCGCCAAAGAAGTAATcggcctaagccgctaactAAGAATAATTAAACATGAACTGAGCAATAGCTTAACATATTCAAGACACTACCAGTAAGGTCCTTGGGGCCCACGATATTCGAATTAAGGAGCCTGGATCATGAcccaggcccacctatggcccaagcaggagcccagcccatgacgtgacaggacataattaataaacctATAAATAAGcatggaccccaacaattaaaggtacgcatttaTTACTCTCCTaattacgagatttgactttctaagagattttgctgacttgagcatCAGAGTCTCTTCTGCAAGTAACCCCCTTGGGTCCAAACCAATTCACACCGAGATATCCACAGACGACATGTACCGGCCGGGAGGAAGCCTACTGAGAAAATTGCGGACCAAAATAAGGTAACGCTTGTGTctgacatatcttatttgttctatGTAAGaacatcaaatattttaatggaAATGTCttacataaaaattaaggatgtaataataaaaagttaaatttagtttGAAGGTGACTTTTCATCTAATAAGTTAAGAGAAAAGTCATCAAAGTAGATATTTTGTAAGAGAAATTTGAAACATATGTCTTATAAGACTCTAATGTTGAAGCATGATGATATGACCTGAAATTTatgacttttaattttaaataaataagattaggGGTCATAAAGCTAACTCTTATCGTAACAAGTTCAGAGAAAATATCATTACAactaatttttcataaaacctTTGGTTGGAACAAAAGTTATGATTTTAAAGATAATGTTACATGATAagatgaacaaaaaataaatttaagaactcgTGTTTTGTAATGAAAATTGCCTCCTACAATCTTTTTAGTGTAGtaaaaattatcatgatatcttaaaattaatatgataCAATAAAAGTCACACAAAGTAAATTAAGATCTTACTCTATATTTTTATAACGAAGATGATTTTAGTAAGACTTTGTACTGTTATGTTCTTACTTGGTGTAAGTTTTCCATATTCTTAATTATAGATTTCTTATCATCTTTTAATTGGATAATATCTTCTAAGAAGTAAAAACCAATCTgtgtagtttatttatttaatttgtataatttattcatttaaaaagaaacaaaatatgtataattttcttttaattgtttactcgtaaaaataataaaattaatgtaatagaaAAGTAAATGTGTTTTcgctattaataaaaaaaaaatagtcatgtGTTTCCTATGTGATACATGGCTGATGAAAATTTCTTAATTGCAAACTAGATTTCTCCCATTAAATAATGAACTGAGATTTAAAGTCTTTAACGGCAAAATGTGAGAAACAGAAAAGATGTTTGAAGGAGATATATATACAGAAACTGTAAAAAGAAAAcacctaaattaaattttgatgatATGTATGAAGGCGTAACAGCAGAATAGAAATGACATGAATTCTATAGATCTCAGTGAATTTGGTCGTCATCGGAGGGCGGAGAAGGATCAAGCCTTGCGGCATCCTTAGCCCACTCGATGAGTTTCTGAACTTGAGTCTCTTCGTCGTCTTCGCTATCTTCTTCATCTTTGCAATAATTGGAATcggaattgaaattgaaattggaaTTGGATGATTTGGCCTTGAGAGCATCAAATCTGGCAGTGAGATCTTGATtttgttgttcttgttgtttGGGGTTAGGTTTGGTTTTCATTTTGAGAGCTTGGAATCGACGTTCCAGATCAAGATCCAGATCTAGACCCGTAGCCGTACCCGGATCCAGATTTAGAGTAGAAGAAGAAGCACGGGCGATGTGGGCTTGGGAGAGATTCAACAGAATCTGATCTTGCGCTGCCTGCAACATTTCTTCAACTTCATCTTCTATCTTCGTCTTCGTCTTATTCTCCTTCTTGTTACCCTTGTTGCTGCTTCCTTTCATCTTTTTGCGTTACACTTCACTCAAATCCCTTGCTACATCCCAATAtatctctaatttttttatttgttatttcgTATTATAAGCCGAGTAATTtcttatgttaaaaaaataaattcagaaTATTGTTA encodes:
- the LOC114173145 gene encoding uncharacterized protein LOC114173145: MKGSSNKGNKKENKTKTKIEDEVEEMLQAAQDQILLNLSQAHIARASSSTLNLDPGTATGLDLDLDLERRFQALKMKTKPNPKQQEQQNQDLTARFDALKAKSSNSNFNFNSDSNYCKDEEDSEDDEETQVQKLIEWAKDAARLDPSPPSDDDQIH